The following are from one region of the Variovorax sp. V213 genome:
- a CDS encoding CmpA/NrtA family ABC transporter substrate-binding protein — protein sequence MTDLLKTRLSRRRVLQAAAIGAVGIDPALRAAVWAQGSDKPEKEEVKIGFIPLTDCASVVMASVLGIDKKYGVKIVPSKEASWAGVRDKLVNGELDMAHVLYGLVYGVHLGLSGPKKDMAVLMTLNNNGQAITLSKKLADKGAVDAASLAKLIAGEKREYTFAQTFPTGTHAMWLYYWLASAGIDPFKDVKNITVPPPQMVANMRVGNMDGYCVGEPWGQRAIMDGIGVTAITTQDIWKDHPEKVLGTTGDFVKKYPNTARAVTAAIIEAGKWIDTGLQNKNKMAETIADKSYVNTSVDAINQRILGRYVNGMGKSWDDPNHMKFYNGGAVTFPYLSDGMWFLTQHKRWGLLKEHPDYLKVATEINRIDIYKQAAAATQTPVPKDPMRSSKLFDGTVWDGKDPKKYAESFKLHA from the coding sequence ATGACCGACCTGCTGAAAACCCGCCTCAGCCGCCGCCGCGTACTGCAAGCCGCCGCCATTGGCGCCGTGGGAATCGATCCCGCGCTGCGCGCCGCCGTCTGGGCCCAGGGCTCCGACAAGCCGGAGAAGGAGGAAGTGAAGATCGGCTTCATCCCGCTGACCGATTGCGCCAGCGTGGTGATGGCTTCGGTGCTCGGCATCGACAAGAAGTATGGCGTGAAGATCGTGCCCAGCAAGGAAGCCAGCTGGGCCGGCGTGCGCGACAAGCTGGTCAACGGCGAGCTCGACATGGCACACGTGCTGTACGGCCTCGTCTACGGCGTGCACCTGGGCCTGAGCGGCCCCAAGAAGGACATGGCCGTGCTCATGACCCTGAACAACAACGGCCAGGCCATCACGCTGTCGAAGAAGCTCGCCGACAAGGGTGCGGTGGATGCCGCCTCGCTCGCCAAGCTCATCGCCGGCGAAAAGCGCGAATACACCTTTGCCCAGACCTTCCCCACGGGCACCCACGCGATGTGGCTCTACTACTGGCTGGCTTCCGCGGGCATCGACCCGTTCAAGGACGTCAAGAACATCACGGTGCCGCCTCCGCAGATGGTGGCCAACATGCGCGTCGGCAACATGGACGGCTACTGCGTGGGCGAGCCCTGGGGCCAGCGCGCGATCATGGACGGCATCGGCGTGACGGCCATCACGACGCAGGACATCTGGAAGGACCACCCCGAAAAGGTGCTCGGCACCACGGGCGACTTCGTCAAGAAATATCCCAACACGGCGCGCGCCGTCACCGCGGCCATCATCGAGGCCGGCAAGTGGATCGACACGGGCCTTCAGAACAAGAACAAGATGGCCGAGACCATCGCCGACAAGAGCTACGTGAACACCAGCGTGGACGCCATCAACCAGCGCATCCTGGGCCGCTACGTCAACGGCATGGGCAAGAGCTGGGACGACCCCAACCACATGAAGTTCTACAACGGCGGCGCCGTGACCTTCCCCTACCTGTCGGACGGCATGTGGTTCCTCACGCAGCACAAGCGCTGGGGCCTGCTGAAGGAGCACCCCGACTACCTGAAGGTGGCCACCGAGATCAACCGCATCGACATCTACAAGCAGGCCGCCGCCGCCACGCAAACGCCAGTACCCAAGGACCCGATGCGCAGCAGCAAGCTGTTCGACGGCACCGTGTGGGACGGCAAGGATCCGAAGAAGTACGCCGAGTCTTTCAAGCTGCATGCCTGA
- a CDS encoding alpha/beta hydrolase-fold protein, translating into MITHLKPAKDNERSETLLVFLPGAYLKPDEFEREGFISAVRERHLAADSLLVDADVSYYYDQTLSERLHADVIEPQRAKGYKSIWLVGISIGGFGALIHELSRPGSVDGIVALAPYLGRRVLGAEILKAGGLRAWQAPTGPQPDEEVDRKLWPWFKQYLEPQQAQRLPKLYLGFGLDDRFASNHKLLADALPEGRVFTTEGGHDWPQWRQLWRNMLDVLPVPSLGRSPRPAARRAPARVSRVPSATSWAIAA; encoded by the coding sequence ATGATCACGCACCTCAAGCCAGCCAAAGACAATGAACGGTCCGAGACGCTCCTGGTCTTCCTGCCGGGCGCTTATCTGAAACCCGACGAATTCGAGCGCGAAGGCTTCATCAGCGCCGTCCGGGAGCGCCACCTGGCCGCCGATTCGCTGCTGGTGGATGCCGACGTTTCCTACTACTACGACCAGACGCTCAGCGAGCGCCTGCATGCGGACGTCATCGAACCGCAGCGGGCCAAGGGCTACAAGTCGATCTGGCTCGTGGGCATTTCCATCGGCGGCTTCGGCGCGCTGATCCATGAACTGTCCAGGCCAGGCTCGGTCGACGGCATCGTCGCGCTGGCCCCCTATCTGGGGCGGCGCGTTCTCGGCGCCGAAATCCTCAAGGCTGGCGGCCTGCGCGCGTGGCAGGCCCCCACCGGCCCGCAGCCCGACGAGGAAGTCGACCGCAAGCTGTGGCCGTGGTTCAAGCAATACCTGGAACCCCAGCAAGCCCAGAGGCTGCCGAAGCTGTATCTCGGCTTTGGCCTGGACGACCGCTTTGCCAGCAACCACAAGCTGCTGGCCGATGCCTTGCCCGAAGGCCGCGTCTTCACGACCGAAGGCGGCCACGACTGGCCGCAGTGGCGCCAGCTGTGGCGCAACATGCTCGACGTGCTGCCGGTGCCCTCGCTCGGCCGCTCACCGCGTCCTGCGGCTAGGCGGGCACCTGCGAGGGTGTCCCGGGTGCCATCAGCGACGTCATGGGCCATCGCGGCTTGA
- a CDS encoding Hsp20/alpha crystallin family protein → MFFAPTLRTARFAPRSYDRAFERFVNEAFAGASRSPLVEQDDKSWTLSLDVPGLSREDLTIGIEGAVVRIDSKAEAKRQFKAAYELPLDIEVASSEAKLENGVLTLKLGKKVPASQISALQIN, encoded by the coding sequence ATGTTTTTCGCACCCACCCTTCGCACGGCCCGCTTCGCTCCCCGTTCGTACGACCGCGCCTTCGAGCGCTTCGTCAACGAAGCCTTCGCCGGAGCAAGCCGCTCGCCGCTCGTCGAACAGGACGACAAGAGCTGGACCCTTTCCCTCGATGTGCCGGGCCTCTCGCGCGAAGACCTCACGATCGGCATCGAAGGTGCCGTGGTCCGCATCGACAGCAAGGCCGAGGCCAAGCGCCAGTTCAAGGCCGCCTACGAACTGCCGCTGGACATCGAAGTGGCCTCGAGCGAAGCCAAGCTCGAGAATGGCGTGCTCACGCTGAAGCTCGGCAAAAAAGTGCCAGCCAGCCAGATCTCGGCGTTGCAGATCAACTGA
- a CDS encoding nitrate- and nitrite sensing domain-containing protein translates to MKSGLSFLIAARKCEIDELDQLARTSDLVGLIARLVHALQRERGMSNVFLASRGVRFADQRDPQIAECLALEQAVRAGFDQLQTEARPGATAGNSARLFSRIAWVLPGFDGLPALRRRVGALELTPAQATAAFAKLVAGLLAVVFEAADGATDPEISRLLVAMFNFMQGKEFAGQERAFGAASLAVGRRDEAQRQQWLHLIELQERCFQVFIDFSSSSVLALWHHSQSDAATAEIERMRRMSVTSAQAASAAVPDPRLSQAWFDSCTRRIDTMKTVEDRLATDLRELCARKTTQARSELQKYEEVLGTLAPQTEGAAFFDDADTQATEPAQYGRHLERSVLDMVQEQSRRLQAMSDELETVRASLNERKLVERAKGLLMAHRRMTEGEAHKMLLKTAMNQKRRLVDVAESMLAMADYLPVAEPSQR, encoded by the coding sequence ATGAAATCCGGACTGAGTTTTCTGATCGCCGCCAGAAAGTGCGAAATCGACGAGCTGGACCAGCTCGCGCGCACCAGCGACCTGGTCGGCCTGATCGCGCGGCTCGTTCATGCGCTGCAGCGGGAGCGCGGCATGTCCAACGTCTTTCTCGCCTCGCGAGGCGTCCGCTTCGCCGACCAGCGCGATCCTCAGATTGCCGAATGCCTGGCGCTCGAACAGGCGGTACGCGCTGGATTCGACCAGCTCCAGACCGAGGCGCGTCCTGGAGCCACCGCCGGCAACAGCGCCCGCCTCTTCAGCCGCATTGCCTGGGTGCTTCCGGGGTTCGACGGCCTGCCTGCCCTTCGCCGCCGCGTCGGCGCGCTCGAGCTGACGCCCGCGCAGGCCACCGCGGCATTCGCCAAGCTCGTCGCCGGCTTGCTGGCCGTGGTGTTCGAAGCGGCCGACGGCGCCACCGACCCCGAAATCTCGCGCCTCCTGGTCGCGATGTTCAATTTCATGCAGGGCAAGGAATTCGCAGGCCAGGAGCGCGCGTTTGGCGCCGCCTCGCTGGCCGTGGGGCGCCGCGACGAGGCACAGCGCCAGCAATGGCTGCATCTCATCGAGCTGCAGGAGCGCTGCTTCCAGGTCTTTATCGATTTCTCCAGCAGCAGCGTGCTGGCGCTCTGGCATCACAGCCAGTCCGACGCGGCCACGGCCGAGATCGAGCGCATGCGCCGGATGAGCGTGACCTCGGCCCAGGCGGCTTCGGCCGCCGTACCCGACCCCCGGTTGAGCCAGGCGTGGTTCGACAGCTGCACGCGCCGCATCGACACCATGAAGACCGTCGAGGACCGCCTGGCCACCGACCTGCGCGAGCTCTGCGCCCGCAAGACCACGCAGGCGCGCAGCGAATTGCAGAAGTACGAGGAGGTGCTTGGCACCCTGGCGCCCCAAACCGAAGGCGCGGCCTTCTTCGACGACGCCGACACCCAGGCCACCGAGCCCGCCCAGTACGGCCGGCACCTGGAGCGCTCGGTGCTCGACATGGTTCAGGAGCAATCGCGCCGCCTGCAGGCCATGAGCGACGAGCTCGAGACCGTGCGGGCCTCGCTCAATGAGCGCAAGCTGGTCGAGCGTGCCAAGGGCCTGCTGATGGCGCACCGGCGGATGACCGAGGGCGAAGCCCACAAGATGCTGCTCAAGACAGCCATGAACCAGAAGCGCCGGCTCGTCGACGTGGCCGAGTCGATGCTCGCCATGGCCGACTACCTCCCTGTGGCCGAGCCGTCCCAACGCTGA
- a CDS encoding branched-chain amino acid ABC transporter substrate-binding protein, which translates to MNPPFIWRRKALKFAVLALCAAPFAAQAQTPSAAPAPIRLALIESMSGPFANTGEAVFRNLLWAVERVNARGGIKLPGGARPLQLDRYDSKGQNEEALSALRAAMDDGARIVLQGNSSATAAALVDAIEKNNDRDPSRRVIFLNYAAVDPVLTNERCSFWHFRFDAHADMRVAALMEVVKDDAALKRAYLIGQDYSFGQAVLRESKRQLGVQRPDVEIVGDELHPMGRVKDFAPYASKILASGAQAVFTGNWGNDLTLLVKAAREAGFNGTFYTFYGNALGAPAAIGDAGIGRVIAVADWLPNVQTVQSEAFYRAFRARFPKPADDYVHMRMQLLVESLAQSIERAGSVEAVAVARALEQADVSLYGQRGRMRAADHQFQQQLVVGVMDKQGRPGVQFDVEGSGYGFRVIKTIAPERAELPTSCKMKRI; encoded by the coding sequence ATGAATCCCCCCTTTATTTGGCGTCGCAAGGCCTTGAAATTTGCGGTGCTGGCGCTATGCGCAGCGCCCTTTGCCGCGCAGGCGCAGACGCCGTCCGCAGCACCCGCGCCCATTCGCCTTGCGTTGATCGAAAGCATGAGCGGCCCGTTTGCCAACACCGGCGAGGCGGTCTTCCGCAACCTGCTGTGGGCCGTGGAGCGCGTGAATGCGCGCGGCGGCATCAAGCTGCCTGGCGGGGCACGGCCGCTGCAGCTTGACCGCTACGACAGCAAGGGGCAGAACGAAGAGGCGCTGTCGGCATTGCGCGCGGCCATGGACGATGGTGCGCGCATCGTGCTGCAGGGCAACTCCTCGGCCACCGCCGCGGCGCTGGTCGATGCCATCGAGAAGAACAACGATCGCGATCCTTCGCGGCGCGTGATCTTTCTCAACTACGCGGCCGTCGATCCGGTGCTCACCAACGAGCGCTGCAGCTTCTGGCACTTTCGCTTCGACGCCCATGCCGACATGCGCGTGGCTGCGCTGATGGAGGTGGTGAAGGACGATGCGGCGCTCAAGCGCGCGTATCTCATCGGGCAGGACTACAGCTTCGGCCAGGCGGTGCTGCGCGAATCGAAGCGCCAGCTGGGCGTGCAACGGCCAGACGTGGAAATCGTCGGGGACGAACTGCACCCGATGGGCCGGGTGAAGGATTTCGCGCCCTATGCCAGCAAGATCCTCGCGAGTGGCGCGCAGGCGGTGTTCACCGGCAACTGGGGCAACGACCTCACGCTGCTGGTGAAGGCGGCGCGCGAAGCCGGATTCAACGGCACGTTCTATACCTTCTATGGCAACGCGCTCGGTGCGCCCGCGGCCATCGGCGATGCCGGCATCGGCCGCGTGATCGCGGTGGCCGACTGGCTGCCCAACGTGCAGACCGTGCAGTCCGAGGCGTTCTACCGCGCCTTCCGCGCGCGCTTTCCGAAGCCGGCTGACGACTACGTGCACATGCGCATGCAGCTGCTCGTGGAGTCGCTGGCGCAATCGATCGAGCGCGCGGGCAGTGTCGAAGCGGTGGCCGTGGCGCGTGCACTCGAGCAGGCCGACGTGAGCCTCTACGGACAGCGCGGCCGCATGCGCGCGGCCGACCACCAGTTTCAGCAGCAGCTCGTGGTCGGCGTGATGGACAAACAGGGCCGGCCGGGTGTGCAGTTCGATGTCGAAGGCTCGGGCTACGGCTTTCGCGTGATCAAGACGATTGCACCCGAACGCGCCGAACTGCCGACCAGCTGCAAAATGAAAAGAATCTAG
- a CDS encoding pyridoxal phosphate-dependent aminotransferase, with product MREAIHNLEASKIREVANAGLGRDDVLAFWFGESDEVTPEVIRQAAIDSLQRGETFYAHNLGLPELREAIARYTSMLHPAVDASRIAVTSGGVSALMLAVQALVDAGDEVVAVTPVWPNLTAQPAILGAHVRTVSLVPANGEWTLDLAALRKAVTPKTKLLIVNAPNNPTGWTMTREEQQAVLDHCRETGTWILADEVYERLYFESTSNGCAPSFLDISRPDDRLVVTHSFSKSFLMTGWRLGWLVLPPALVEGIGKLIEFNTSCASVFTQRAAVAAIEHTAEITPRVVAHLKQCRDTLVPLLAALPGVQVTPAKGGMYAFFRLEGFGDSLALAKRLVVEAGLGLAPGNAFAPEAQGWLRWCFASKDPQRLVQGVERLKTWLAAQK from the coding sequence ATGCGCGAAGCCATTCACAACCTCGAAGCCTCCAAGATCCGCGAGGTTGCCAATGCCGGGCTCGGCCGCGACGACGTGCTCGCGTTCTGGTTCGGCGAAAGCGACGAGGTCACGCCCGAGGTGATCCGCCAGGCGGCCATCGATTCGTTGCAGCGCGGCGAAACCTTCTATGCGCACAACCTCGGCCTGCCCGAACTGCGCGAGGCCATCGCGCGCTACACCAGCATGCTGCATCCGGCGGTCGATGCGTCGCGCATTGCCGTCACCTCCGGCGGCGTCAGCGCGCTGATGCTCGCGGTTCAGGCGCTGGTCGATGCGGGCGACGAGGTGGTCGCGGTCACGCCGGTGTGGCCCAACCTCACGGCGCAGCCCGCGATCCTCGGCGCCCACGTGCGCACCGTGTCGCTGGTGCCTGCCAACGGCGAATGGACGCTCGACCTGGCCGCGCTGCGCAAGGCGGTCACGCCGAAGACGAAGCTGCTGATCGTCAATGCGCCCAACAACCCCACCGGCTGGACCATGACGCGCGAAGAGCAGCAGGCTGTGCTCGACCACTGCCGCGAAACCGGCACCTGGATCCTGGCCGACGAGGTGTACGAGCGCCTTTACTTTGAATCCACGTCGAATGGCTGCGCCCCCAGCTTCCTCGATATTTCCAGGCCCGACGATCGGCTGGTGGTGACGCACAGCTTTTCGAAGAGCTTTCTCATGACCGGCTGGCGCCTGGGCTGGCTCGTGCTGCCGCCCGCGCTGGTCGAGGGCATCGGCAAGCTGATCGAGTTCAACACCTCCTGCGCCAGCGTCTTCACCCAGCGCGCCGCCGTCGCCGCCATCGAGCACACCGCCGAGATCACACCCCGCGTGGTGGCCCATCTGAAGCAGTGCCGCGACACCCTGGTGCCCCTCCTGGCCGCACTGCCCGGCGTGCAGGTGACCCCCGCCAAGGGCGGCATGTACGCCTTCTTCCGCCTCGAAGGCTTCGGCGACTCCCTCGCCCTGGCCAAGCGCCTGGTCGTCGAAGCCGGCCTCGGCCTCGCTCCCGGCAACGCCTTCGCCCCGGAAGCCCAAGGCTGGTTGCGCTGGTGCTTTGCCTCCAAAGACCCACAGCGCCTAGTGCAGGGCGTGGAGCGCCTCAAAACCTGGCTTGCCGCCCAGAAATAG
- the tsaD gene encoding tRNA (adenosine(37)-N6)-threonylcarbamoyltransferase complex transferase subunit TsaD: MLLLGIESSCDETGVALVESHGNALPLLRAHALHSQIAMHQAYGGVVPELASRDHIRRVLPLTETVLAEAGRSLAEIDVVAYTRGPGLAGALLVGAGVACALGAALGKPVLGVHHLEGHLLSPFLSADPPEFPFVALLVSGGHTQLMRVDGVGRYELLGETIDDAAGEAFDKSAKLMGLPYPGGPWLAKLAEKGSATAFKLPRPLLHSGDLDFSFAGLKTAVLTQAKKLGTALEANKADLAASTQAAIVEVLLKKSMAALEQTGLKRLVVAGGVGANRSLREQLNAACAKRGVRVHYPELHLCTDNGAMIAMAAAMRLQSGLAQASERYAFDVKPRWPMTSLMAPGTPSQVPA; the protein is encoded by the coding sequence ATGCTTCTCCTGGGAATCGAATCCTCCTGCGACGAAACCGGCGTGGCGCTGGTCGAATCGCACGGCAACGCGCTGCCGCTGCTGCGCGCGCACGCCCTGCACAGCCAGATCGCCATGCACCAGGCCTATGGCGGCGTGGTGCCCGAACTGGCCAGCCGCGACCACATCCGCCGCGTGCTGCCGCTGACCGAAACCGTGCTGGCCGAGGCGGGGCGCTCGCTGGCCGAAATCGACGTGGTCGCCTACACGCGCGGGCCAGGCCTCGCCGGCGCCTTGCTGGTGGGGGCGGGCGTGGCCTGCGCATTGGGCGCGGCGCTCGGCAAGCCGGTGCTCGGCGTGCATCACCTCGAAGGCCACTTGCTGTCGCCGTTCCTGAGTGCGGATCCGCCGGAATTTCCGTTCGTGGCACTGCTCGTGTCGGGTGGGCATACGCAGCTGATGCGGGTCGATGGCGTCGGGCGCTACGAGCTCCTGGGCGAAACCATCGACGATGCGGCCGGCGAGGCCTTCGACAAGAGCGCCAAGCTCATGGGCCTGCCGTATCCGGGCGGCCCCTGGCTGGCCAAGCTGGCGGAAAAGGGCAGCGCCACCGCCTTCAAGCTGCCGCGGCCGCTTCTGCACAGCGGCGATCTGGATTTCTCCTTCGCCGGGCTGAAGACCGCCGTGCTGACGCAGGCCAAGAAGCTCGGCACCGCGCTCGAAGCGAACAAGGCGGACCTTGCCGCGTCGACGCAGGCGGCGATCGTCGAGGTGCTGCTGAAGAAGTCGATGGCGGCGCTCGAGCAGACCGGCCTCAAGCGGCTCGTCGTGGCTGGCGGGGTGGGGGCGAACCGAAGCCTGCGCGAGCAATTGAACGCCGCCTGTGCGAAACGCGGCGTGCGCGTGCACTATCCGGAACTGCATCTGTGCACCGACAACGGCGCGATGATCGCCATGGCGGCCGCCATGCGGCTGCAGTCGGGCCTGGCGCAGGCCAGCGAGCGTTATGCCTTCGACGTCAAGCCGCGATGGCCCATGACGTCGCTGATGGCACCCGGGACACCCTCGCAGGTGCCCGCCTAG